The following coding sequences are from one Triticum aestivum cultivar Chinese Spring chromosome 5A, IWGSC CS RefSeq v2.1, whole genome shotgun sequence window:
- the LOC123103570 gene encoding histone-lysine N-methyltransferase, H3 lysine-9 specific SUVH4 isoform X3, with translation MPRLLLGACVLMVGVEPPAPPSRTPIGARLAARGVRPRRVSAKRSWPPGCGRFRAAPPAPEAGDGERGATNGVIEVIVEEAASHESVSSAAAPPQLDTEGLAEGTKKVGDAIDAVVVSSAACNGDLPHAPPQLETMPEERKEGSETHMDRAGVSSVACNGDLPHALPQPETEGMVELRKEGGEAQPSSGGNARGQAESSAIEVMPLAFAAPKSFTVAAVNGSVENGGDGAESLLMEGNRGLGSGRLVREEDVAGNGNGSVMENRTGNGELERKEDGHDTARKKRWLMSAVNPPPKRRAISAVRTFPPGCGRDAVTGTGSRVEEESVLEATPISFATRGASVVDALTTVPGSGHGASPVVVRDASNEVQGKRAEVVGAGDGEVRGKFDGSLRKGTTNKTYVRSRVVDAKTKGKRPKDVTMNDTLRDDVGVSGDGTPENKNSIDDVRSNSNTKHGIVKLKSYGIGKDSLIRSSKESKCGNHDMTNQSEETDDLTLISDKLIVQALMAPDKCPWTKGRKSSASASNSRTPRNKSLPPKKPKKKDATPRKVLPPKVTASTSAVHEKIDHGEYSCLEDDGNPIALAVPERKELCVTLPPCAPFGDQSVDARSKVRKLLKLFQLICRKLMQAEEQQLRNFGRIDLEAIEVLKKYDGYSKPDAIVGDVPGVVVGDEFHFRVELSIVGLHRIYQGGIDSAIVDGTRIAISIVASGGYPDELSSSDELIYTGSGGKATGKKDAEDQKLKGGNLALKNCIKTKTPVRVIHGFKGQSRSEVGQSKSKQISTYTYDGLYVVVDCWQEGASGSMVFKYKLKRILGQPELALHIVKETRMSKVRKGLRCPDISLEKERIPICVINTIDDAQPTPFEYITKVIYPPSYAKEPPQGCDCTDGCSDSSRCACAVKNGGEIPFNFNGAIVHAKPLIYECGPSCRCPPTCHNRASQHGIKIPLEIFKTGETGWGVRSLSSISSGSFICEYAGELLQDTEAEKRENDEYLFDIGHNYDDEELWKGLPSMIPGLESSTSETMEESVGFTIDAAKCGNVGRFINHSCSPNLYAQNVLWDHDDKRMPHIMFFAAENIPPLQELTYHYNYTIGQVRDKNGVEKVKECLCGSADCCHRLY, from the exons ATGCCTCGGCTCCTCTTG GGGGCTTGTGTTCTGATGGTGGGGGTggagccgccggcgccgccctcgcgGACGCCGATCGGCGCGCGGCTGGCGGCTCGCGGGGTCAGGCCGAGGAGGGTCTCCGCCAAGCGCTCCTGGCCGCCCGGCTGCGGCCGCTTCCGTGCTGCTCCGCCTGCCCCCGAGGCCGGCGACGGCGAGAGGGGCGCCACCAATGGCGTCATCGAGGTCATAGTTGAGGAGGCGGCCAGCCACGAGAGCGTTTCCTCGGCGGCGGCCCCGCCTCAACTGGATACTGAGGGGTTGGCGGAGGGGACGAAGAAGGTTGGAGATGCAATCGACGCCGTCGTTGTTTCATCGGCAGCGTGCAACGGCGACCTCCCCCACGCCCCGCCTCAGCTGGAGACGATgccggaggagaggaaggagggcAGCGAGACACACATGGACAGGGCCGGTGTTTCCTCCGTGGCGTGCAACGGTGACCTCCCGCACGCCCTGCCTCAGCCGGAGACCGAGGGGATGGTGGAGCTGAGGAAGGAGGGTGGAGAGGCGCAACCGTCCAGTGGTGGCAATGCCCGCGGTCAGGCAGAAAGCAGCGCGATCGAGGTGATGCCGCTGGCGTTTGCTGCCCCGAAGAGTTTTACTGTTGCTGCTGTCAATGGTTCCGTCGAGAATGGGGGAGATGGGGCTGAGTCATTGCTGATGGAGGGGAACAGAGGCCTGGGGAGTGGTCGATTGGTCAGGGAGGAGGATGTGGCTGGCAATGGCAATGGCAGTGTGATGGAAAACAGAACGGGTAATGGCGAATTGGAGAGAAAAGAGGATGGGCATGATACAGCGAGAAAGAAGAGATGGTTGATGTCTGCTGTAAATCCCCCTCCCAAGAGGAGGGCCATCTCAGCTGTACGCACATTTCCACCTGGCTGTGGAAGGGACGCTGTTACTGGAACTGGCAGCAGAGTTGAGGAAGAGTCAGTATTGGAAGCCACGCCTATCAGTTTCGCTACCAGGGGTGCCTCTGTAGTGGATGCCTTGACCACGGTTCCAGGTTCAGGTCATGGTGCTTCCCCGGTGGTCGTGCGAGATGCTTCCAATGAGGTGCAAGGCAAAAGAGCAGAGGTTGTAGGAGCGGGTGATGGTGAGGTGAGAGGCAAATTCGATGGAAGCTTGCGGAAAGGTACAACTAATAAGACTTATGTGAGAAGTCGTGTTGTTGATGCAAAGACAAAGGGCAAGCGACCAAAGGATGTCACGATGAATGATACATTGCGAGATGATGTTGGGGTCTCTGGAGACGGCACGCCGGAAAACAAGAATTCAATAGATGATGTGCGCTCAAATAGTAACACGAAGCATGGCATTGTGAAGTTGAAGAGTTATGGCATAGGCAAGGACTCTTTGATCAGGTCTTCTAAGGAGTCCAAGTGTGGAAATCATGATATGACCAATCAAAGTGAAGAAACCGATGATTTGACCTTAATTAGTGACAAACTAATCGTGCAAGCATTGATGGCTCCAGACAAATGCCCATGGACAAAAGGAAGGAAGTCTAGTGCTAGTGCTTCCAACTCTCGTACTCCTAGGAATAAGTCTCTTCCTCCTAAGAAACCGAAGAAAAAGGACGCTACTCCAAGGAAAGTATTACCCCCCAAAGTGACAGCTTCTACATCGGCCGTGCATGAGAAAATTGATCATGGAGAGTACTCTTGCTTGGAAGATGATGGCAACCCTATAGCATTAGCTGTCCCTGAAAGGAAAGAATTATGTGTCACTCTCCCTCCTTGTGCTCCTTTTGGGGACCAGAGTGTTGATGCTCGAAGCAAAGTTAGGAAGTTGCTCAAGTTGTTCCAGTTGATATGTCGGAAGCTTATGCAAGCCGAGGAACAACAATTACGTAATTTTGGAAGAATTGACCTTGAGGCCATTGAAGTTCTAAAGAAGTATGATGGATATTCTAAACCCGATGCTATCGTGGGCGATGTTCCCGGTGTTGTTGTTGGTGATGAATTTCATTTTAGAGTTGAGTTGTCGATAGTTGGACTACATAGGATATACCAAGGTGGCATTGACTCCGCCATTGTGGATGGTACCCGCATTGCAATAAGCATTGTCGCTTCCGGTGGGTATCCCGATGAGTTGTCTAGCTCGGACGAGTTAATATATACTGGCTCCGGAGGTAAAGCCACCGGCAAGAAGGATGCAGAGGATCAAAAGCTTAAGGGTGGTAATCTTGCCTTGAAGAATTGCATCAAAACTAAGACTCCGGTCCGAGTGATTCATGGGTTCAAAGGTCAAAGTAGAAGTGAAGTCGGGCAGTCTAAATCCAAGCAAATATCAACATACACTTATGATGGGTTGTatgtggtggtggattgttggCAAGAAGGAGCAAGTGGCTCGATGGTCTTCAAGTACAAGTTAAAAAGGATCCTGGGTCAACCTGAATTAGCTTTACACATAGTCAAGGAGACAAGGATGTCTAAAGTTCGTAAAGGTCTTCGCTGTCCTGATATATCTCTAGAGAAAGAAAGGATTCCCATATGTGTGATCAACACAATTGATGACGCGCAGCCAACACCATTTGAGTATATCACCAAAGTCATATATCCACCGTCATATGCAAAAGAACCTCCGCAAGGCTGTGATTGCACCGACGGTTGCTCGGACTCTAGTAGATGTGCTTGTGCAGTGAAGAATGGAGGAGAAATCCCATTCAATTTTAATGGTGCAATCGTTCACGCAAAGCCGCTCATATATGAGTGTGGCCCATCTTGCAG GTGCCCTCCGACATGCCACAATAGGGCGAGCCAGCATGGTATCAAAATTCCGCTGGAAATATTCAAGACTGGGGAGACAGGTTGGGGTGTAAGATCTCTCAGTTCTATCTCTTCAGGCAGTTTCATATGCGAGTATGCAGGTGAGCTATTGCAAGATACAGAAGCTGAAAAGAGAGAGAACGATGAGTACCTGTTTGATATTGGTCATAACTATGATGATGAAGAACTTTGGAAGGGGCTTCCATCGATGATTCCAGGTTTAGAATCTTCTACCTCTGAGACAATGGAGGAGTCTGTGGGCTTCACAATAGATGCTGCAAAGTGCGGCAACGTCGGAAGATTCATCAACCATAGCTGCTCCCCAAACCTGTATGCACAAAATGTCCTCTGGGACCATGATGACAAGAGGATGCCGCACATTATGTTTTTTGCTGCCGAGAACATTCCTCCGCTTCAAGAGCTGACTTACCACTACAATTATACAATAGGTCAAGTCCGTGACAAGAATGGTGTGGAGAAGGTAAAGGAGTGCTTGTGTGGTTCGGCTGATTGCTGTCACAGGCTTTACTAA
- the LOC123103570 gene encoding histone-lysine N-methyltransferase, H3 lysine-9 specific SUVH4 isoform X2, whose amino-acid sequence MVGVEPPAPPSRTPIGARLAARGVRPRRVSAKRSWPPGCGRFRAAPPAPEAGDGERGATNGVIEVIVEEAASHESVSSAAAPPQLDTEGLAEGTKKVGDAIDAVVVSSAACNGDLPHAPPQLETMPEERKEGSETHMDRAGVSSVACNGDLPHALPQPETEGMVELRKEGGEAQPSSGGNARGQAESSAIEVMPLAFAAPKSFTVAAVNGSVENGGDGAESLLMEGNRGLGSGRLVREEDVAGNGNGSVMENRTGNGELERKEDGHDTARKKRWLMSAVNPPPKRRAISAVRTFPPGCGRDAVTGTGSRVEEESVLEATPISFATRGASVVDALTTVPGSGHGASPVVVRDASNEVQGKRAEVVGAGDGEVRGKFDGSLRKGTTNKTYVRSRVVDAKTKGKRPKDVTMNDTLRDDVGVSGDGTPENKNSIDDVRSNSNTKHGIVKLKSYGIGKDSLIRSSKESKCGNHDMTNQSEETDDLTLISDKLIVQALMAPDKCPWTKGRKSSASASNSRTPRNKSLPPKKPKKKDATPRKVLPPKVTASTSAVHEKIDHGEYSCLEDDGNPIALAVPERKELCVTLPPCAPFGDQSVDARSKVRKLLKLFQLICRKLMQAEEQQLRNFGRIDLEAIEVLKKYDGYSKPDAIVGDVPGVVVGDEFHFRVELSIVGLHRIYQGGIDSAIVDGTRIAISIVASGGYPDELSSSDELIYTGSGGKATGKKDAEDQKLKGGNLALKNCIKTKTPVRVIHGFKGQSRSEVGQSKSKQISTYTYDGLYVVVDCWQEGASGSMVFKYKLKRILGQPELALHIVKETRMSKVRKGLRCPDISLEKERIPICVINTIDDAQPTPFEYITKVIYPPSYAKEPPQGCDCTDGCSDSSRCACAVKNGGEIPFNFNGAIVHAKPLIYECGPSCRCPPTCHNRASQHGIKIPLEIFKTGETGWGVRSLSSISSGSFICEYAGELLQDTEAEKRENDEYLFDIGHNYDDEELWKGLPSMIPGLESSTSETMEESVGFTIDAAKCGNVGRFINHSCSPNLYAQNVLWDHDDKRMPHIMFFAAENIPPLQELTYHYNYTIGQVRDKNGVEKLNYYLLLHFEEHISSNSSPFLGVWEALKEWYEVSRIKHFGVAHSPVEIFTWTWRIRICND is encoded by the exons ATGGTGGGGGTggagccgccggcgccgccctcgcgGACGCCGATCGGCGCGCGGCTGGCGGCTCGCGGGGTCAGGCCGAGGAGGGTCTCCGCCAAGCGCTCCTGGCCGCCCGGCTGCGGCCGCTTCCGTGCTGCTCCGCCTGCCCCCGAGGCCGGCGACGGCGAGAGGGGCGCCACCAATGGCGTCATCGAGGTCATAGTTGAGGAGGCGGCCAGCCACGAGAGCGTTTCCTCGGCGGCGGCCCCGCCTCAACTGGATACTGAGGGGTTGGCGGAGGGGACGAAGAAGGTTGGAGATGCAATCGACGCCGTCGTTGTTTCATCGGCAGCGTGCAACGGCGACCTCCCCCACGCCCCGCCTCAGCTGGAGACGATgccggaggagaggaaggagggcAGCGAGACACACATGGACAGGGCCGGTGTTTCCTCCGTGGCGTGCAACGGTGACCTCCCGCACGCCCTGCCTCAGCCGGAGACCGAGGGGATGGTGGAGCTGAGGAAGGAGGGTGGAGAGGCGCAACCGTCCAGTGGTGGCAATGCCCGCGGTCAGGCAGAAAGCAGCGCGATCGAGGTGATGCCGCTGGCGTTTGCTGCCCCGAAGAGTTTTACTGTTGCTGCTGTCAATGGTTCCGTCGAGAATGGGGGAGATGGGGCTGAGTCATTGCTGATGGAGGGGAACAGAGGCCTGGGGAGTGGTCGATTGGTCAGGGAGGAGGATGTGGCTGGCAATGGCAATGGCAGTGTGATGGAAAACAGAACGGGTAATGGCGAATTGGAGAGAAAAGAGGATGGGCATGATACAGCGAGAAAGAAGAGATGGTTGATGTCTGCTGTAAATCCCCCTCCCAAGAGGAGGGCCATCTCAGCTGTACGCACATTTCCACCTGGCTGTGGAAGGGACGCTGTTACTGGAACTGGCAGCAGAGTTGAGGAAGAGTCAGTATTGGAAGCCACGCCTATCAGTTTCGCTACCAGGGGTGCCTCTGTAGTGGATGCCTTGACCACGGTTCCAGGTTCAGGTCATGGTGCTTCCCCGGTGGTCGTGCGAGATGCTTCCAATGAGGTGCAAGGCAAAAGAGCAGAGGTTGTAGGAGCGGGTGATGGTGAGGTGAGAGGCAAATTCGATGGAAGCTTGCGGAAAGGTACAACTAATAAGACTTATGTGAGAAGTCGTGTTGTTGATGCAAAGACAAAGGGCAAGCGACCAAAGGATGTCACGATGAATGATACATTGCGAGATGATGTTGGGGTCTCTGGAGACGGCACGCCGGAAAACAAGAATTCAATAGATGATGTGCGCTCAAATAGTAACACGAAGCATGGCATTGTGAAGTTGAAGAGTTATGGCATAGGCAAGGACTCTTTGATCAGGTCTTCTAAGGAGTCCAAGTGTGGAAATCATGATATGACCAATCAAAGTGAAGAAACCGATGATTTGACCTTAATTAGTGACAAACTAATCGTGCAAGCATTGATGGCTCCAGACAAATGCCCATGGACAAAAGGAAGGAAGTCTAGTGCTAGTGCTTCCAACTCTCGTACTCCTAGGAATAAGTCTCTTCCTCCTAAGAAACCGAAGAAAAAGGACGCTACTCCAAGGAAAGTATTACCCCCCAAAGTGACAGCTTCTACATCGGCCGTGCATGAGAAAATTGATCATGGAGAGTACTCTTGCTTGGAAGATGATGGCAACCCTATAGCATTAGCTGTCCCTGAAAGGAAAGAATTATGTGTCACTCTCCCTCCTTGTGCTCCTTTTGGGGACCAGAGTGTTGATGCTCGAAGCAAAGTTAGGAAGTTGCTCAAGTTGTTCCAGTTGATATGTCGGAAGCTTATGCAAGCCGAGGAACAACAATTACGTAATTTTGGAAGAATTGACCTTGAGGCCATTGAAGTTCTAAAGAAGTATGATGGATATTCTAAACCCGATGCTATCGTGGGCGATGTTCCCGGTGTTGTTGTTGGTGATGAATTTCATTTTAGAGTTGAGTTGTCGATAGTTGGACTACATAGGATATACCAAGGTGGCATTGACTCCGCCATTGTGGATGGTACCCGCATTGCAATAAGCATTGTCGCTTCCGGTGGGTATCCCGATGAGTTGTCTAGCTCGGACGAGTTAATATATACTGGCTCCGGAGGTAAAGCCACCGGCAAGAAGGATGCAGAGGATCAAAAGCTTAAGGGTGGTAATCTTGCCTTGAAGAATTGCATCAAAACTAAGACTCCGGTCCGAGTGATTCATGGGTTCAAAGGTCAAAGTAGAAGTGAAGTCGGGCAGTCTAAATCCAAGCAAATATCAACATACACTTATGATGGGTTGTatgtggtggtggattgttggCAAGAAGGAGCAAGTGGCTCGATGGTCTTCAAGTACAAGTTAAAAAGGATCCTGGGTCAACCTGAATTAGCTTTACACATAGTCAAGGAGACAAGGATGTCTAAAGTTCGTAAAGGTCTTCGCTGTCCTGATATATCTCTAGAGAAAGAAAGGATTCCCATATGTGTGATCAACACAATTGATGACGCGCAGCCAACACCATTTGAGTATATCACCAAAGTCATATATCCACCGTCATATGCAAAAGAACCTCCGCAAGGCTGTGATTGCACCGACGGTTGCTCGGACTCTAGTAGATGTGCTTGTGCAGTGAAGAATGGAGGAGAAATCCCATTCAATTTTAATGGTGCAATCGTTCACGCAAAGCCGCTCATATATGAGTGTGGCCCATCTTGCAG GTGCCCTCCGACATGCCACAATAGGGCGAGCCAGCATGGTATCAAAATTCCGCTGGAAATATTCAAGACTGGGGAGACAGGTTGGGGTGTAAGATCTCTCAGTTCTATCTCTTCAGGCAGTTTCATATGCGAGTATGCAGGTGAGCTATTGCAAGATACAGAAGCTGAAAAGAGAGAGAACGATGAGTACCTGTTTGATATTGGTCATAACTATGATGATGAAGAACTTTGGAAGGGGCTTCCATCGATGATTCCAGGTTTAGAATCTTCTACCTCTGAGACAATGGAGGAGTCTGTGGGCTTCACAATAGATGCTGCAAAGTGCGGCAACGTCGGAAGATTCATCAACCATAGCTGCTCCCCAAACCTGTATGCACAAAATGTCCTCTGGGACCATGATGACAAGAGGATGCCGCACATTATGTTTTTTGCTGCCGAGAACATTCCTCCGCTTCAAGAGCTGACTTACCACTACAATTATACAATAGGTCAAGTCCGTGACAAGAATGGTGTGGAGAAG TTGAACTATTATTTGTTACTGCATTTTGAAGAACATATAAGCTCCAATAGCTCACCCTTTTTGGGTGTTTGGGAGGCTTTGAAAGAGTGGTATGAAGTGTCCAG AATCAAGCATTTTGGCGTTGCACATTCTCCTGTTGAAATCTTCACCTGGACCTGGAGGATACGAATATGCAATGATTAG
- the LOC123103570 gene encoding uncharacterized protein isoform X1, which translates to MPRLLLGACVLMVGVEPPAPPSRTPIGARLAARGVRPRRVSAKRSWPPGCGRFRAAPPAPEAGDGERGATNGVIEVIVEEAASHESVSSAAAPPQLDTEGLAEGTKKVGDAIDAVVVSSAACNGDLPHAPPQLETMPEERKEGSETHMDRAGVSSVACNGDLPHALPQPETEGMVELRKEGGEAQPSSGGNARGQAESSAIEVMPLAFAAPKSFTVAAVNGSVENGGDGAESLLMEGNRGLGSGRLVREEDVAGNGNGSVMENRTGNGELERKEDGHDTARKKRWLMSAVNPPPKRRAISAVRTFPPGCGRDAVTGTGSRVEEESVLEATPISFATRGASVVDALTTVPGSGHGASPVVVRDASNEVQGKRAEVVGAGDGEVRGKFDGSLRKGTTNKTYVRSRVVDAKTKGKRPKDVTMNDTLRDDVGVSGDGTPENKNSIDDVRSNSNTKHGIVKLKSYGIGKDSLIRSSKESKCGNHDMTNQSEETDDLTLISDKLIVQALMAPDKCPWTKGRKSSASASNSRTPRNKSLPPKKPKKKDATPRKVLPPKVTASTSAVHEKIDHGEYSCLEDDGNPIALAVPERKELCVTLPPCAPFGDQSVDARSKVRKLLKLFQLICRKLMQAEEQQLRNFGRIDLEAIEVLKKYDGYSKPDAIVGDVPGVVVGDEFHFRVELSIVGLHRIYQGGIDSAIVDGTRIAISIVASGGYPDELSSSDELIYTGSGGKATGKKDAEDQKLKGGNLALKNCIKTKTPVRVIHGFKGQSRSEVGQSKSKQISTYTYDGLYVVVDCWQEGASGSMVFKYKLKRILGQPELALHIVKETRMSKVRKGLRCPDISLEKERIPICVINTIDDAQPTPFEYITKVIYPPSYAKEPPQGCDCTDGCSDSSRCACAVKNGGEIPFNFNGAIVHAKPLIYECGPSCRCPPTCHNRASQHGIKIPLEIFKTGETGWGVRSLSSISSGSFICEYAGELLQDTEAEKRENDEYLFDIGHNYDDEELWKGLPSMIPGLESSTSETMEESVGFTIDAAKCGNVGRFINHSCSPNLYAQNVLWDHDDKRMPHIMFFAAENIPPLQELTYHYNYTIGQVRDKNGVEKLNYYLLLHFEEHISSNSSPFLGVWEALKEWYEVSRIKHFGVAHSPVEIFTWTWRIRICND; encoded by the exons ATGCCTCGGCTCCTCTTG GGGGCTTGTGTTCTGATGGTGGGGGTggagccgccggcgccgccctcgcgGACGCCGATCGGCGCGCGGCTGGCGGCTCGCGGGGTCAGGCCGAGGAGGGTCTCCGCCAAGCGCTCCTGGCCGCCCGGCTGCGGCCGCTTCCGTGCTGCTCCGCCTGCCCCCGAGGCCGGCGACGGCGAGAGGGGCGCCACCAATGGCGTCATCGAGGTCATAGTTGAGGAGGCGGCCAGCCACGAGAGCGTTTCCTCGGCGGCGGCCCCGCCTCAACTGGATACTGAGGGGTTGGCGGAGGGGACGAAGAAGGTTGGAGATGCAATCGACGCCGTCGTTGTTTCATCGGCAGCGTGCAACGGCGACCTCCCCCACGCCCCGCCTCAGCTGGAGACGATgccggaggagaggaaggagggcAGCGAGACACACATGGACAGGGCCGGTGTTTCCTCCGTGGCGTGCAACGGTGACCTCCCGCACGCCCTGCCTCAGCCGGAGACCGAGGGGATGGTGGAGCTGAGGAAGGAGGGTGGAGAGGCGCAACCGTCCAGTGGTGGCAATGCCCGCGGTCAGGCAGAAAGCAGCGCGATCGAGGTGATGCCGCTGGCGTTTGCTGCCCCGAAGAGTTTTACTGTTGCTGCTGTCAATGGTTCCGTCGAGAATGGGGGAGATGGGGCTGAGTCATTGCTGATGGAGGGGAACAGAGGCCTGGGGAGTGGTCGATTGGTCAGGGAGGAGGATGTGGCTGGCAATGGCAATGGCAGTGTGATGGAAAACAGAACGGGTAATGGCGAATTGGAGAGAAAAGAGGATGGGCATGATACAGCGAGAAAGAAGAGATGGTTGATGTCTGCTGTAAATCCCCCTCCCAAGAGGAGGGCCATCTCAGCTGTACGCACATTTCCACCTGGCTGTGGAAGGGACGCTGTTACTGGAACTGGCAGCAGAGTTGAGGAAGAGTCAGTATTGGAAGCCACGCCTATCAGTTTCGCTACCAGGGGTGCCTCTGTAGTGGATGCCTTGACCACGGTTCCAGGTTCAGGTCATGGTGCTTCCCCGGTGGTCGTGCGAGATGCTTCCAATGAGGTGCAAGGCAAAAGAGCAGAGGTTGTAGGAGCGGGTGATGGTGAGGTGAGAGGCAAATTCGATGGAAGCTTGCGGAAAGGTACAACTAATAAGACTTATGTGAGAAGTCGTGTTGTTGATGCAAAGACAAAGGGCAAGCGACCAAAGGATGTCACGATGAATGATACATTGCGAGATGATGTTGGGGTCTCTGGAGACGGCACGCCGGAAAACAAGAATTCAATAGATGATGTGCGCTCAAATAGTAACACGAAGCATGGCATTGTGAAGTTGAAGAGTTATGGCATAGGCAAGGACTCTTTGATCAGGTCTTCTAAGGAGTCCAAGTGTGGAAATCATGATATGACCAATCAAAGTGAAGAAACCGATGATTTGACCTTAATTAGTGACAAACTAATCGTGCAAGCATTGATGGCTCCAGACAAATGCCCATGGACAAAAGGAAGGAAGTCTAGTGCTAGTGCTTCCAACTCTCGTACTCCTAGGAATAAGTCTCTTCCTCCTAAGAAACCGAAGAAAAAGGACGCTACTCCAAGGAAAGTATTACCCCCCAAAGTGACAGCTTCTACATCGGCCGTGCATGAGAAAATTGATCATGGAGAGTACTCTTGCTTGGAAGATGATGGCAACCCTATAGCATTAGCTGTCCCTGAAAGGAAAGAATTATGTGTCACTCTCCCTCCTTGTGCTCCTTTTGGGGACCAGAGTGTTGATGCTCGAAGCAAAGTTAGGAAGTTGCTCAAGTTGTTCCAGTTGATATGTCGGAAGCTTATGCAAGCCGAGGAACAACAATTACGTAATTTTGGAAGAATTGACCTTGAGGCCATTGAAGTTCTAAAGAAGTATGATGGATATTCTAAACCCGATGCTATCGTGGGCGATGTTCCCGGTGTTGTTGTTGGTGATGAATTTCATTTTAGAGTTGAGTTGTCGATAGTTGGACTACATAGGATATACCAAGGTGGCATTGACTCCGCCATTGTGGATGGTACCCGCATTGCAATAAGCATTGTCGCTTCCGGTGGGTATCCCGATGAGTTGTCTAGCTCGGACGAGTTAATATATACTGGCTCCGGAGGTAAAGCCACCGGCAAGAAGGATGCAGAGGATCAAAAGCTTAAGGGTGGTAATCTTGCCTTGAAGAATTGCATCAAAACTAAGACTCCGGTCCGAGTGATTCATGGGTTCAAAGGTCAAAGTAGAAGTGAAGTCGGGCAGTCTAAATCCAAGCAAATATCAACATACACTTATGATGGGTTGTatgtggtggtggattgttggCAAGAAGGAGCAAGTGGCTCGATGGTCTTCAAGTACAAGTTAAAAAGGATCCTGGGTCAACCTGAATTAGCTTTACACATAGTCAAGGAGACAAGGATGTCTAAAGTTCGTAAAGGTCTTCGCTGTCCTGATATATCTCTAGAGAAAGAAAGGATTCCCATATGTGTGATCAACACAATTGATGACGCGCAGCCAACACCATTTGAGTATATCACCAAAGTCATATATCCACCGTCATATGCAAAAGAACCTCCGCAAGGCTGTGATTGCACCGACGGTTGCTCGGACTCTAGTAGATGTGCTTGTGCAGTGAAGAATGGAGGAGAAATCCCATTCAATTTTAATGGTGCAATCGTTCACGCAAAGCCGCTCATATATGAGTGTGGCCCATCTTGCAG GTGCCCTCCGACATGCCACAATAGGGCGAGCCAGCATGGTATCAAAATTCCGCTGGAAATATTCAAGACTGGGGAGACAGGTTGGGGTGTAAGATCTCTCAGTTCTATCTCTTCAGGCAGTTTCATATGCGAGTATGCAGGTGAGCTATTGCAAGATACAGAAGCTGAAAAGAGAGAGAACGATGAGTACCTGTTTGATATTGGTCATAACTATGATGATGAAGAACTTTGGAAGGGGCTTCCATCGATGATTCCAGGTTTAGAATCTTCTACCTCTGAGACAATGGAGGAGTCTGTGGGCTTCACAATAGATGCTGCAAAGTGCGGCAACGTCGGAAGATTCATCAACCATAGCTGCTCCCCAAACCTGTATGCACAAAATGTCCTCTGGGACCATGATGACAAGAGGATGCCGCACATTATGTTTTTTGCTGCCGAGAACATTCCTCCGCTTCAAGAGCTGACTTACCACTACAATTATACAATAGGTCAAGTCCGTGACAAGAATGGTGTGGAGAAG TTGAACTATTATTTGTTACTGCATTTTGAAGAACATATAAGCTCCAATAGCTCACCCTTTTTGGGTGTTTGGGAGGCTTTGAAAGAGTGGTATGAAGTGTCCAG AATCAAGCATTTTGGCGTTGCACATTCTCCTGTTGAAATCTTCACCTGGACCTGGAGGATACGAATATGCAATGATTAG